The Tistrella mobilis genome window below encodes:
- the flgA gene encoding flagellar basal body P-ring formation chaperone FlgA: protein MTRPTARLTRHLRAAGLGLLLAGVAVVPAMAGVVLRAASDVGGAQVRLSDLFDGLTPDTGSLIAFPAPAPGESMTVSARQLDGMARRAEIAWQPSTGTEEVTITRRGQRIPREQIDALITDALDRAPGAGMADEYRLDYTGRAPEITVAEGLEVMPRLADFVYDPRSERFSARIEVDQGEGLAPLVVVAAGRATAVVSVPVLRERLARGAIIGAGDIDLIEVERRRLTNQQVTDPNQLIGQALRRPGYPGRPLMARDVGTPQLIRKGEMVTMIFRRGGLVLTAQGQALDDGGEGETVRVLNPRSRNTVYGRVAPDGTLEVGDAGPSLARN, encoded by the coding sequence ATGACCCGCCCCACCGCCCGCCTTACCCGTCATCTCCGCGCCGCCGGCCTTGGCCTGCTGCTTGCCGGCGTTGCCGTGGTCCCGGCCATGGCCGGGGTCGTTCTGCGTGCTGCATCGGATGTCGGCGGCGCCCAGGTCCGCCTGTCTGACCTGTTTGACGGCCTGACGCCGGACACCGGCAGCCTGATCGCCTTCCCTGCTCCGGCCCCCGGCGAGAGCATGACGGTGAGCGCCCGCCAGCTGGACGGCATGGCCCGCCGGGCAGAAATTGCCTGGCAGCCGTCGACCGGCACGGAAGAAGTGACCATCACCCGCCGGGGCCAGCGCATCCCGCGTGAGCAGATCGACGCGCTGATCACCGACGCGCTCGACCGCGCACCCGGTGCCGGCATGGCCGACGAATACCGGCTGGACTATACCGGCCGCGCGCCCGAAATCACCGTGGCCGAAGGGCTGGAGGTGATGCCGCGCCTGGCCGATTTCGTCTACGACCCGCGCAGCGAGCGCTTCTCGGCCCGGATCGAGGTCGATCAGGGCGAAGGCCTTGCGCCGCTGGTGGTTGTGGCTGCGGGGCGCGCCACCGCGGTGGTCTCGGTGCCGGTCCTGCGCGAGCGGCTGGCCCGGGGCGCCATCATCGGTGCCGGCGATATCGACCTGATCGAGGTAGAGCGCCGCCGGCTGACCAACCAGCAGGTGACCGACCCCAACCAGCTGATCGGCCAGGCCCTGCGCCGCCCGGGCTATCCCGGCCGGCCGCTGATGGCCCGCGACGTCGGCACCCCCCAGCTGATCCGCAAGGGCGAAATGGTCACCATGATCTTCCGCCGCGGCGGGCTGGTGCTCACCGCCCAGGGCCAGGCGCTGGACGATGGCGGCGAAGGTGAGACCGTCCGGGTGCTGAACCCGCGCAGCCGCAACACCGTCTACGGCCGGGTCGCCCCCGACGGCACCCTGGAAGTGGGTGATGCCGGCCCCAGCCTTGCTCGCAACTGA